One part of the Candidatus Saccharimonadales bacterium genome encodes these proteins:
- a CDS encoding pilin translates to MRYLAKFSGIVKITFVSAFLSLFVIAPVAANPSLEAACVRGGGTWDGTTCIPAATSSSTAKESACLGSGGTWDGTTCTSPDGRTVTGTLQQVANILIFIVGAISVIMVIIGAIRYTVAQGDQNAISAAKNTILYAIVGVVLSVAAFGIVGFVTGQFS, encoded by the coding sequence ATGAGATATTTAGCTAAATTTTCTGGAATTGTAAAAATAACTTTTGTTTCGGCGTTTTTATCGCTGTTTGTGATTGCTCCGGTTGCGGCGAACCCTTCGCTCGAGGCAGCTTGTGTTAGAGGTGGTGGAACCTGGGATGGCACGACTTGTATTCCTGCAGCCACTTCGTCTTCAACGGCGAAAGAATCTGCCTGTTTAGGGTCTGGTGGAACCTGGGATGGCACGACTTGCACTAGTCCAGACGGCCGAACCGTGACTGGAACTTTGCAGCAAGTTGCGAATATCCTAATCTTTATCGTCGGAGCGATTTCGGTAATTATGGTAATTATCGGTGCTATTCGCTACACTGTCGCGCAGGGCGACCAAAATGCAATTAGCGCCGCCAAAAATACAATTTTGTACGCCATTGTTGGTGTAGTTTTATCTGTCGCAGCCTTCGGAATAGTCGGGTTTGTGACCGGGCAATTCAGCTAA
- a CDS encoding NUDIX domain-containing protein, whose amino-acid sequence MERFTGPHQEELLDIVDEFGRPTGKTATKAQIHAQGLLHRDTHIWVFNDEGFLQQHRAANKKIMPNTWDISVAGHVDVGEDYLDAAVRETEEELSLRYPRERFLPIGRLGTEMFFKDWSHPHRVVSKDFVVYDPVLDLSKVNIQDDEVQGVRLYRFDDFDRDLMTEGGRKKHAPQPLVVYRMGLAAMLAVRDAQTR is encoded by the coding sequence ATGGAAAGATTTACCGGCCCTCACCAAGAGGAGCTACTTGATATTGTTGATGAATTTGGGCGACCAACCGGCAAAACTGCCACAAAGGCGCAGATTCACGCGCAAGGTTTGTTGCACCGCGATACTCACATCTGGGTTTTTAACGACGAAGGTTTTTTGCAGCAACACCGAGCCGCTAATAAAAAAATAATGCCTAACACTTGGGATATCTCTGTCGCTGGGCACGTGGATGTCGGCGAAGATTACTTAGATGCTGCAGTGCGCGAAACCGAGGAGGAGCTCAGTTTGCGCTATCCGCGTGAGCGTTTTTTGCCAATTGGGCGCTTGGGAACGGAGATGTTTTTTAAGGACTGGTCACACCCTCACAGGGTTGTAAGCAAAGATTTTGTGGTATATGACCCCGTGTTAGACTTAAGTAAGGTTAATATTCAGGACGATGAAGTTCAGGGTGTGAGGTTGTATCGGTTTGATGACTTTGATCGAGACTTGATGACGGAAGGGGGTCGCAAAAAGCATGCGCCGCAGCCTCTGGTGGTCTACAGAATGGGTTTAGCGGCAATGTTGGCTGTTCGTGACGCCCAAACCCGCTAA
- a CDS encoding HIT family protein encodes MQTSIFTKIIHGELPSHKVFEDDKTFAFLDIHPIQPGQTLVVPKMQVDRIEDLSEEDYHALMSSVKKVMKRIVEVFGKEYRACVRVEGFIVPHVHVVIIPCRVAEDFMKPPSNDEPDHEALAEMAKKLAF; translated from the coding sequence ATGCAAACCTCTATTTTTACCAAAATTATCCACGGCGAGCTGCCAAGCCATAAAGTTTTCGAAGATGATAAGACCTTCGCGTTTCTAGATATTCATCCTATACAGCCTGGCCAAACTCTAGTTGTGCCTAAAATGCAGGTCGATCGAATAGAAGACTTATCCGAAGAAGATTATCATGCGTTAATGAGCTCAGTTAAAAAAGTAATGAAGCGAATAGTCGAGGTCTTTGGCAAAGAGTATCGTGCATGTGTGCGGGTCGAAGGCTTCATCGTCCCGCACGTTCATGTGGTTATTATCCCCTGTAGAGTGGCCGAGGATTTCATGAAACCTCCGTCTAATGACGAACCTGACCATGAGGCGCTCGCTGAAATGGCTAAAAAGCTAGCTTTTTAA
- the tsaD gene encoding tRNA (adenosine(37)-N6)-threonylcarbamoyltransferase complex transferase subunit TsaD produces the protein MTILGIESSCDETAAAVVKDGSILLSNIVQSQIDIHKMYGGVVPEVAARSHIEVILPVIDQALSAAKTTWDDIDAIAVTYAPGLIGSLLIGSLAARTLALLKNKPLYAIHHVEAHVYANFLVNPQPKLPTLALIVSGGHSQLVLFNDHKDYKLLGQTQDDAVGEAFDKVAKIIGLPYPGGPSIAKAAELGNALAYKLPKARLSGKYDFSFSGLKTATLRLVQQMCGVDHNFPSSQLAGLLNDSQRNDIAASFQRAAVETLVDKTLLAFKDYSPASVVIAGGVASSAALRKELSDRLPIEINYPAPNLCTDNAAMIATLAFYQAQKQKPADPLELQVVPSLSM, from the coding sequence ATGACTATTTTAGGTATCGAATCCAGCTGCGACGAGACGGCAGCCGCCGTTGTTAAAGACGGTTCTATTTTGCTTAGTAATATTGTACAAAGTCAGATCGATATCCATAAAATGTACGGTGGCGTTGTGCCAGAGGTTGCAGCACGCAGCCATATTGAAGTTATTCTGCCGGTGATCGATCAGGCCTTGTCGGCTGCTAAAACTACCTGGGACGACATCGATGCAATCGCTGTAACCTACGCTCCAGGCTTGATTGGGTCCCTTTTAATTGGATCCCTCGCGGCCCGCACATTAGCCCTACTTAAAAACAAGCCGCTTTACGCAATTCATCACGTTGAGGCTCATGTTTACGCAAACTTCTTGGTTAATCCACAGCCTAAACTACCCACATTAGCCCTTATCGTTAGTGGCGGTCATAGCCAACTTGTTTTATTTAACGACCATAAAGACTACAAACTGCTTGGCCAAACACAAGACGACGCCGTCGGCGAAGCTTTTGATAAAGTCGCTAAAATTATAGGCCTCCCCTACCCTGGCGGTCCATCAATTGCAAAAGCAGCCGAACTTGGCAATGCACTTGCCTATAAACTACCCAAGGCCCGCTTAAGTGGCAAATATGATTTTAGTTTTAGCGGCCTTAAAACAGCTACGCTGAGACTTGTACAGCAAATGTGTGGTGTTGATCACAATTTCCCTTCAAGCCAACTTGCAGGCCTTTTAAACGATTCTCAGCGTAACGATATTGCCGCTAGCTTTCAGCGTGCTGCAGTCGAGACATTAGTCGATAAGACTCTTCTAGCTTTTAAAGATTACTCCCCTGCCTCGGTTGTGATTGCAGGTGGCGTTGCCTCTAGTGCTGCCCTGCGAAAAGAACTCTCCGACCGCCTACCGATCGAGATTAACTACCCAGCACCAAACCTTTGTACCGACAATGCAGCAATGATTGCAACGCTCGCTTTTTATCAAGCGCAAAAGCAAAAACCTGCAGATCCATTAGAGCTGCAGGTTGTACCAAGTTTAAGTATGTAA
- a CDS encoding NUDIX domain-containing protein, which translates to MRPKGVESNQFAYHLEQLLKSKIIQKNGRDYSLTGTGLMLADRSSHKNIDLRKQPHIVTTICVMSGNKILLFEHKFQPYIGLKGFVQGRTHFNETVQESARRELFEKTGLENVDLVLRGTVYITAKKDGEVISKLLSHVFYGELTGQPKLESDNPKKGEAFWVEESEIKGGTMPGFREISNLLKNESGFFKEIEATI; encoded by the coding sequence ATGCGACCAAAAGGCGTAGAGAGCAATCAGTTTGCATATCACCTTGAACAATTATTAAAATCAAAGATCATCCAAAAAAACGGGCGAGATTACAGTCTAACCGGGACCGGACTAATGCTGGCTGATCGATCAAGTCATAAAAATATCGATCTCCGTAAACAGCCGCATATTGTAACTACAATTTGCGTTATGAGTGGCAATAAAATTTTGCTTTTTGAACACAAATTTCAGCCGTATATTGGGCTTAAGGGCTTTGTGCAAGGGCGAACTCATTTCAACGAAACAGTACAAGAATCGGCTCGACGTGAATTGTTTGAAAAAACTGGCCTAGAAAACGTCGATTTAGTCCTACGAGGAACAGTCTATATTACAGCAAAAAAAGACGGCGAAGTTATTAGTAAGTTACTTAGTCACGTTTTTTATGGCGAGCTTACCGGGCAGCCAAAACTTGAGTCCGACAACCCAAAGAAAGGTGAGGCGTTTTGGGTGGAGGAGTCTGAGATCAAAGGTGGCACGATGCCAGGATTTAGAGAGATAAGCAATCTTCTTAAAAACGAAAGTGGTTTTTTTAAGGAAATTGAAGCCACTATTTAG
- a CDS encoding MFS transporter — MYVPILTPFLTTQGMGATATLVVIGVGTAVSAIFEIPTGRWADSYGRRKSLIAGTLLSALAMITYATGDSLTQFCVAAAILGFGTSLMVGADAALLFETFARLRISHLAKKADARARGIAGVFEASCSLVGAWLVVELGVEISTLLWVQAGLYAVAAAIAFVLYDPLSHDEIPSVGLVRKAVTNNKNLLWALLFAATAGNLSFVLVWWTPVYYSEFSGLKIGEGAGGWIYSVYWALLLGSVFVWQTFIKRLSKMQWTSFSFMITATALCYGLLVVKPGLVAVGAIAITYFVRANIIPMSNQMLNEQIGDDRMRATIHSISRTILWGSSALIWWISSKVGEISGSLLYGIAFAGVLVVSSAALAMFQARTAIRA; from the coding sequence ATGTATGTCCCAATCCTTACTCCATTCTTGACGACACAAGGGATGGGCGCAACGGCGACCCTAGTCGTTATTGGGGTTGGTACCGCGGTGTCGGCAATTTTCGAGATCCCGACGGGCCGCTGGGCTGACTCGTACGGTCGTCGAAAGAGTCTGATCGCAGGCACGCTTCTGTCTGCGCTGGCGATGATCACATACGCAACCGGAGATTCACTGACCCAGTTCTGTGTAGCGGCCGCCATTCTGGGTTTTGGCACTAGCCTGATGGTTGGTGCCGATGCTGCACTTCTGTTTGAGACCTTCGCAAGGCTTAGAATTAGCCACCTGGCTAAGAAGGCTGATGCGAGGGCTCGTGGGATCGCTGGAGTCTTCGAAGCGTCTTGTTCGTTGGTGGGCGCATGGCTAGTTGTGGAACTGGGTGTCGAAATCTCGACTCTCCTATGGGTTCAGGCCGGCCTATATGCAGTCGCTGCGGCGATCGCGTTCGTTCTTTATGACCCTCTTTCTCATGACGAGATTCCTAGCGTAGGGTTGGTGAGAAAGGCTGTGACGAATAACAAGAACTTGCTGTGGGCGCTGCTTTTTGCAGCTACAGCTGGGAACTTGTCGTTCGTTCTGGTTTGGTGGACGCCAGTCTACTACTCCGAGTTTTCCGGACTTAAGATTGGCGAGGGCGCAGGCGGATGGATCTATAGTGTGTACTGGGCACTGTTACTAGGCTCGGTGTTTGTATGGCAGACGTTCATTAAACGGCTGTCTAAAATGCAGTGGACCAGCTTCAGTTTTATGATCACGGCTACCGCCTTATGCTATGGTCTCCTGGTAGTTAAGCCGGGACTCGTGGCTGTCGGCGCGATTGCAATCACTTATTTTGTTCGCGCCAACATCATCCCCATGAGCAACCAGATGCTCAATGAGCAAATCGGCGACGATCGCATGCGAGCAACTATTCACTCAATCTCGCGAACGATTCTATGGGGGTCGTCTGCCTTGATCTGGTGGATCTCGAGCAAAGTTGGGGAAATTAGCGGCTCACTTCTGTACGGTATTGCATTCGCCGGCGTGCTTGTGGTGAGTAGCGCAGCGCTTGCAATGTTTCAGGCCAGGACCGCGATCAGAGCATGA
- a CDS encoding pilin, whose amino-acid sequence MKLKSILVALSIIATLVAVPASAAVIDPCLDPDLVNTELCAAASGDDSLFGANSIWNNILNALTFVVGAIAVLMIIIGSIRYAVSGGDQAQVTSAKNTIIYAVVALIVAVMANAIVNFVLTNI is encoded by the coding sequence ATGAAATTAAAAAGTATTTTAGTAGCACTTAGCATTATTGCAACTCTTGTTGCTGTGCCCGCTAGTGCGGCGGTGATCGATCCATGCCTTGATCCAGATTTAGTAAACACCGAGCTTTGTGCAGCGGCAAGTGGAGATGACAGCCTATTCGGTGCTAATAGTATTTGGAACAATATCTTAAATGCCCTAACTTTTGTAGTCGGTGCTATTGCCGTGCTGATGATAATCATCGGCTCAATTAGATATGCGGTTAGCGGCGGCGATCAGGCTCAAGTTACATCTGCTAAGAACACAATTATATACGCCGTGGTTGCGCTAATAGTTGCAGTAATGGCCAATGCAATAGTAAACTTTGTATTAACAAATATATGA
- a CDS encoding PrgI family protein has product MATYKVPQDVEAEDKLLGPFSFRQFVYLAIALGAAVIAFFLFRVFPLLFLIPLPITIFFGALALPLRKDQPMETYLLAIVRFNLKPKLRKWDPEGVISYVEIIAPKLMEKQLTKEYGADSAQERLDYLARVMDSRGWAHKGVETTTNPSVTATVAAEARSTVDVLDEDQALSRTFKELMDQKAEEQRQAAIEMMKKAQTEPALATPVNINYNPYPTSMHQKVILPAGQQKPAPVAQKPAMTPPVSPDIIRLANSNLKVSTIAHEIQKLELNKGAVVDIKLH; this is encoded by the coding sequence ATGGCCACTTATAAAGTACCTCAAGATGTTGAAGCCGAAGATAAGCTACTTGGACCTTTTAGCTTTAGACAGTTTGTCTATTTAGCAATTGCTCTTGGGGCAGCAGTAATCGCTTTCTTTTTGTTCAGGGTTTTTCCGCTTTTGTTTTTAATCCCGCTACCTATAACCATTTTCTTTGGCGCTTTGGCTTTGCCACTACGAAAAGATCAGCCAATGGAAACATACTTATTGGCCATTGTGAGATTTAATCTAAAACCAAAGCTTCGTAAGTGGGATCCAGAGGGTGTAATTAGTTATGTAGAAATAATCGCGCCAAAGTTAATGGAGAAACAGCTTACAAAAGAATACGGCGCGGATTCGGCTCAAGAACGCTTAGACTATCTTGCGCGCGTTATGGACAGTCGTGGTTGGGCTCATAAAGGTGTGGAAACAACCACAAATCCAAGCGTAACTGCAACAGTAGCGGCCGAAGCTAGATCGACAGTTGATGTCCTAGACGAAGACCAGGCGTTGTCGCGAACCTTTAAGGAGCTTATGGACCAAAAAGCAGAAGAGCAAAGGCAGGCGGCGATTGAAATGATGAAAAAAGCGCAAACCGAACCCGCTCTGGCAACTCCGGTGAATATAAACTACAACCCTTACCCAACTTCAATGCATCAAAAAGTTATTCTGCCTGCCGGACAACAAAAGCCCGCACCTGTTGCGCAAAAACCTGCGATGACACCGCCAGTATCACCTGATATAATTAGACTCGCGAACAGCAATCTGAAGGTGAGTACAATTGCACACGAAATCCAGAAGCTTGAACTTAATAAGGGTGCAGTAGTAGATATTAAACTTCATTAA
- a CDS encoding Hsp20/alpha crystallin family protein → MARGQKQNDDLLIEDELAAAFLGDDDVDVSTPQNDDRAVAQQEATWEEDDAVPGQLAVDVFETKDKLVVKARTAGVNKQDLDVSISDGILTISGTLTSGEEEVEQWHLQECYWGEFSRTLALPVQVKEEEVEAMLKDGVLTISFAKIKQEQARKIQIQ, encoded by the coding sequence ATGGCACGAGGACAAAAGCAAAATGATGATTTGCTGATTGAAGATGAGTTAGCAGCAGCATTTTTAGGTGACGACGACGTCGACGTTTCGACGCCACAGAACGATGATCGAGCTGTCGCTCAGCAAGAAGCGACCTGGGAAGAGGATGACGCTGTTCCTGGTCAGCTTGCTGTTGACGTATTTGAAACAAAAGATAAATTAGTTGTTAAGGCTCGTACAGCAGGCGTAAACAAACAAGACCTAGACGTCAGTATTTCTGATGGCATCTTGACCATTAGCGGAACTCTTACAAGCGGCGAAGAAGAAGTTGAACAATGGCATTTGCAAGAATGCTATTGGGGAGAATTCTCTCGTACTTTAGCTTTGCCGGTTCAAGTCAAAGAAGAAGAAGTTGAAGCTATGCTAAAAGATGGCGTTCTTACAATTAGCTTTGCGAAAATTAAGCAAGAACAAGCTCGTAAAATTCAGATCCAATAA
- a CDS encoding pilin, with translation MISFFVEGILSLGMIFSFTSAPLTNFAACEGTPLEFLGLESWDHCLTRVETCNNQGDCEQTVVINSIRDIWKIIIPLFNDVLKLAGYIAIGFVIWGGIQYTKSQGEPSNLSAAKDTIKNAIIGLIIVLSSIAITQFIYRGFVSS, from the coding sequence ATGATCAGTTTTTTCGTAGAAGGCATTCTGAGTTTAGGAATGATTTTTTCTTTCACCTCCGCTCCTTTAACTAATTTCGCGGCTTGCGAAGGCACACCTCTCGAATTCCTAGGTTTAGAATCTTGGGATCACTGTCTGACAAGAGTTGAGACCTGCAACAATCAGGGTGATTGCGAACAAACAGTTGTTATTAATTCGATTCGCGATATCTGGAAGATAATAATTCCCCTATTTAACGATGTCTTAAAACTCGCTGGCTACATTGCGATCGGTTTTGTGATATGGGGCGGAATTCAATATACTAAAAGCCAAGGTGAACCAAGTAACCTGTCGGCCGCGAAAGACACTATTAAAAACGCAATCATTGGTCTTATAATTGTTCTTTCGTCGATCGCAATCACTCAGTTTATATATAGGGGCTTTGTCTCATCATGA
- a CDS encoding Mur ligase family protein, translating to MSPNKLTSKISAHAAALRHGMPGKKLHVIGVYGVDGADVTIAALTEILKTSGERVGVISADYVEIANERASGSDQAQPIEDAFRLQELLAQIKRAKCNFAILQLPQFLPDHGFTSLPISTLVVRRITDEHLDQVALAANIEQLRQLAGKVSGNIILPSDDSGYNEIAKHVGSEKVLSYGTSDRAEARIEGVKMHPKGCEINLSFDTQTRISLTCKLTTKQAIYSLTAAAAAAYMIHAPLETIEEGVFKLAVQPGAAEYVVTERPYQIVLDSSVSPSGVNEVLESIKHFAKNRIITVLSASLGQPTSWRGAVGEVAASHSGRVIVTDGDYLSTEAPESVRAQLLEGASRSAGDASIEEVPDRAEALEKAINIARRGDIIVVCGYSARQYRQHGEKRKKWSDKKVFEDLL from the coding sequence GTGTCGCCAAATAAGCTTACTTCTAAAATCAGTGCTCATGCTGCGGCTTTACGTCATGGGATGCCTGGGAAAAAACTACACGTCATTGGTGTGTATGGGGTAGATGGAGCCGACGTTACCATCGCGGCTTTGACCGAAATTTTAAAAACTTCCGGTGAACGAGTTGGTGTGATTAGCGCTGACTACGTTGAGATCGCAAACGAACGAGCGAGCGGCAGTGACCAGGCCCAGCCAATTGAAGATGCATTTAGGCTGCAGGAACTTTTAGCTCAAATTAAACGCGCAAAATGTAATTTTGCAATTTTGCAGCTGCCGCAATTTTTACCAGATCATGGTTTTACGTCCTTACCGATTTCAACCTTGGTTGTTAGGAGAATCACCGATGAGCATCTTGACCAAGTTGCGCTCGCAGCAAATATTGAGCAGCTGCGACAATTAGCTGGAAAGGTCAGTGGCAACATAATTTTGCCAAGTGACGACAGCGGTTACAACGAGATCGCTAAGCATGTTGGGTCAGAAAAAGTATTAAGTTACGGGACAAGTGATCGAGCAGAGGCTCGAATCGAAGGCGTTAAAATGCACCCTAAAGGTTGCGAGATTAATTTGAGCTTTGATACACAGACCCGAATTTCATTAACATGCAAACTTACGACTAAGCAGGCAATCTACAGCTTAACGGCGGCTGCAGCCGCAGCATATATGATTCATGCTCCGCTGGAAACAATTGAAGAGGGCGTCTTTAAGCTTGCGGTTCAGCCTGGCGCGGCGGAATATGTTGTAACAGAACGACCTTACCAGATAGTCCTCGATAGTTCAGTTTCTCCAAGCGGGGTCAACGAAGTTTTAGAAAGTATTAAGCACTTTGCCAAAAATCGAATAATCACAGTTTTAAGCGCGTCCTTGGGGCAACCAACATCTTGGCGTGGTGCAGTTGGCGAAGTGGCGGCGAGTCACTCTGGTCGCGTAATTGTTACTGACGGTGATTATTTGTCAACGGAGGCCCCGGAATCTGTCAGGGCGCAATTACTCGAGGGAGCAAGCCGATCTGCTGGCGATGCTAGTATTGAAGAAGTCCCAGATCGAGCAGAGGCGCTAGAAAAAGCGATCAACATTGCACGTCGTGGCGACATTATTGTTGTTTGTGGTTACAGTGCACGCCAATACCGTCAACACGGCGAAAAGCGCAAAAAGTGGAGTGATAAAAAAGTTTTTGAGGATTTATTATGA
- a CDS encoding valine--tRNA ligase, with amino-acid sequence MNFFIMKLAKTYEPQAYEPRIYQLWEESDSFSPIGDPKKGYFSIVLPPPNANGNLHVGHALTIAVEDALIRYNRLKGNSTLFIPGADHAGFETWVVFERNLEKQGKSRFDFSRDDLYQMTWDFVQEQRGNMEVQLRELGASLDWKNLVFTLDKKVIDRTYKTFKKLWDDKLIYRGERIVNYCTKHQTSFADIEVDHKIEKSKLWSVAYKRVDGEGEIVIATTRPETILGDGAVAVYPGDTRYTDFVGKMVIEPVSGRHIPVITDEAVETDFGTGAVKVTVAHDPTDFEIGERHNIPQIQVIGFDGKMTDKCPPEYVGLDVLEARKLVLEYLTDKGLLREAKTYSHSVGHCYKCGTTIQPLIKDQWFIKVQPLAQKAIHAIESGKISFTPENKGKVLLNYLKNLRDWNLSRQIPWGIPIPAFQSTEDPTKWIFDDRVNEQHITVDGIEYKREDDTFDTWFSSGQWPFITTDYLDGGDLSPYYPLSVMETGHDILFPWISRMIMLGIYATDEVPFKHVYLHGLVLDEHGQKMSKSKGNVINPQDVVKEYGSDALRMGLLASRSPGINQAFSTGNVVAGRNFCNKLWNIARFIEDKVGDEYTHEKPLPQTNDEHWIIDTLNQASKKIGSLLDQYRFAEAYELMYHTIWDEVADWYVECSKNGNNKSVMVYVLETCLKIAHPFAPFATETIWQTLAWQKELLITSSWPNEVKIDHHKAEAFASIQQIVIEARFVSASLASGKQKLIFTNDPLIEQNSDLIRRLANLEIVQKVEKGSGLRLAVANHEIWLDVTAETLKKHTDKLQGRLEQSMTQVKHLEQRLSNKGYVDNAPEKVVQETRSQLEESKTLVERLQKELELLG; translated from the coding sequence GTGAATTTTTTTATTATGAAATTAGCTAAAACCTACGAACCCCAAGCCTACGAGCCAAGAATTTATCAGCTCTGGGAAGAGTCCGATTCCTTCTCCCCTATTGGCGACCCCAAAAAGGGTTATTTTAGCATCGTCCTTCCTCCGCCTAATGCCAATGGAAATCTACATGTAGGCCATGCACTTACAATTGCAGTCGAGGACGCGTTAATTCGCTACAACCGGCTCAAGGGTAACTCTACCCTATTTATTCCTGGCGCAGATCATGCAGGCTTCGAGACTTGGGTGGTTTTTGAACGAAATCTAGAAAAGCAAGGCAAGTCGCGATTTGACTTTTCACGTGATGATTTGTACCAGATGACGTGGGATTTCGTTCAGGAGCAGCGAGGCAATATGGAAGTCCAGCTGCGCGAACTGGGCGCAAGCTTAGATTGGAAAAACCTTGTTTTCACTCTAGATAAAAAAGTTATCGATCGCACATACAAAACTTTCAAAAAATTGTGGGATGACAAACTGATCTATAGGGGAGAGCGGATCGTTAACTACTGCACAAAACATCAAACCTCTTTTGCCGATATTGAAGTAGATCACAAGATTGAAAAATCTAAACTATGGAGCGTTGCCTATAAACGCGTCGATGGAGAAGGGGAGATAGTAATTGCTACAACTAGACCTGAGACGATATTAGGTGATGGCGCGGTCGCTGTTTATCCGGGTGATACTCGTTATACGGATTTTGTAGGCAAAATGGTAATTGAGCCGGTTTCAGGTAGGCATATCCCCGTCATTACAGATGAAGCTGTTGAAACTGATTTTGGCACGGGCGCCGTTAAGGTAACTGTTGCTCACGACCCTACCGACTTCGAAATAGGGGAGAGACATAACATCCCTCAGATCCAAGTAATCGGCTTCGACGGCAAAATGACCGACAAATGTCCGCCAGAATACGTTGGACTTGACGTTCTAGAGGCCCGCAAATTGGTGCTTGAGTATCTAACGGATAAAGGCTTGTTGCGAGAGGCTAAAACTTATAGCCATTCGGTGGGGCATTGTTACAAATGCGGCACGACCATTCAGCCACTAATAAAAGATCAGTGGTTCATTAAGGTGCAACCGCTTGCTCAAAAAGCAATTCACGCCATTGAATCCGGAAAAATCAGCTTCACCCCCGAAAACAAGGGTAAGGTTTTGCTAAACTATTTAAAAAACTTGCGTGATTGGAACCTGAGCAGGCAAATTCCATGGGGAATACCAATTCCAGCGTTCCAAAGCACCGAAGATCCTACAAAATGGATTTTTGATGATCGCGTTAATGAGCAGCATATTACAGTAGATGGTATTGAGTACAAGCGCGAAGATGACACATTTGACACGTGGTTCAGCTCAGGACAATGGCCATTTATTACCACCGACTATTTAGACGGTGGCGATCTAAGCCCATACTATCCGCTAAGTGTCATGGAAACTGGGCACGACATTCTTTTCCCATGGATATCACGCATGATTATGCTGGGCATTTATGCGACTGACGAAGTTCCATTTAAACACGTCTACTTACATGGTTTAGTTTTAGATGAACACGGTCAAAAAATGAGCAAAAGCAAAGGTAACGTTATTAACCCGCAGGACGTTGTTAAAGAATACGGCTCCGATGCGCTTAGAATGGGACTCCTAGCTAGCCGCAGCCCAGGGATAAATCAAGCTTTTTCGACTGGAAATGTCGTAGCTGGCCGCAACTTTTGCAACAAACTTTGGAACATCGCGAGATTCATAGAAGACAAAGTCGGTGATGAATATACGCACGAAAAACCATTGCCTCAGACAAACGACGAGCATTGGATTATTGACACTTTGAATCAAGCAAGCAAGAAAATCGGTTCTTTGCTTGACCAGTACAGATTTGCGGAAGCTTACGAACTGATGTACCACACCATTTGGGACGAGGTAGCGGATTGGTATGTGGAGTGTAGTAAAAATGGCAACAATAAAAGCGTCATGGTTTATGTGCTTGAAACCTGTCTTAAGATCGCACACCCTTTCGCGCCGTTTGCCACCGAAACAATTTGGCAGACTCTTGCATGGCAAAAAGAACTTTTAATCACAAGTAGCTGGCCTAACGAAGTAAAAATCGACCACCATAAAGCGGAAGCTTTTGCGAGCATACAACAAATCGTGATAGAAGCTCGCTTTGTAAGCGCAAGTCTTGCGAGTGGCAAGCAAAAATTGATTTTTACAAATGACCCGTTGATTGAACAAAATAGCGATTTAATTCGCCGACTTGCTAACCTAGAAATTGTTCAAAAAGTGGAGAAGGGGAGTGGACTGCGTTTAGCCGTAGCTAACCATGAGATTTGGCTAGATGTAACTGCAGAGACCTTAAAAAAGCACACCGATAAACTTCAGGGTCGACTCGAACAGTCCATGACTCAAGTTAAGCATCTAGAGCAACGCCTTAGTAATAAGGGTTACGTCGACAACGCGCCAGAAAAAGTCGTTCAAGAAACTCGCAGTCAACTTGAAGAAAGCAAAACTCTGGTTGAGCGTCTACAAAAAGAGCTCGAGCTTTTAGGCTAG